From a single bacterium genomic region:
- a CDS encoding UDP-glucose/GDP-mannose dehydrogenase family protein: protein MKKICVVGTGYVGLVSGACLADFGNHVICADIDNDKIEKLKKGVIPIYEPGLKEVVDRNVEKGRLFFSNDVDAAIRDTEVVFIAVGTPPGEGGEADLRIVFSVTESIARNLNSYKVVVTKSTVPAGTGKKVYDILSKKTPKGSEFDVVSNPEFLREGSAVNDFLRPDRVVIGSNSERATDIMKQVYRALYINETPMVITNVETSETIKYASNAFLAVKISFINEIANICDQIGADVKVVAKAMGLDGRISPKFLHAGGGYGGSCFPKDTLALVKTADEVGVQNLVVNAAIKANDHQKHLMVEKIRKLVGDIKGKTIALLGLSFKPNTDDIRDATSLVIIEEVLKAGGKIKAYDPVAQEIMQKTFPKIQYCKDAYDTAEGADCLVVVTEWNEFRELDLTLTKKKLKSPKVVDCRNVYDPKEMRELGFEYIGVGRGSY, encoded by the coding sequence TTGAAAAAGATATGTGTGGTTGGAACGGGGTACGTCGGTCTGGTATCCGGCGCATGTTTAGCCGATTTCGGCAATCATGTGATTTGCGCTGACATTGATAACGATAAAATTGAAAAATTAAAGAAAGGCGTCATACCGATCTATGAACCGGGACTGAAAGAAGTCGTAGACCGAAACGTAGAAAAAGGGCGGCTGTTTTTCTCGAACGATGTCGATGCGGCGATACGAGATACGGAAGTAGTATTTATAGCCGTCGGAACGCCTCCAGGCGAGGGCGGAGAGGCCGATCTCAGGATCGTATTTAGCGTTACGGAAAGTATCGCAAGGAACCTGAATTCCTATAAAGTAGTTGTAACAAAAAGTACGGTTCCCGCCGGTACCGGCAAAAAAGTGTACGATATTCTTTCAAAGAAAACTCCCAAGGGCTCTGAGTTCGACGTAGTGTCCAATCCGGAGTTTTTGCGTGAAGGATCTGCCGTCAACGATTTTTTAAGGCCGGATCGAGTCGTGATCGGGAGTAACAGCGAACGCGCAACGGATATCATGAAGCAGGTGTACCGCGCATTATATATTAATGAAACGCCCATGGTAATCACCAATGTCGAAACATCCGAGACGATCAAGTACGCGTCGAATGCGTTTCTCGCGGTAAAAATTTCCTTCATCAATGAAATTGCTAATATCTGCGATCAGATCGGAGCCGATGTGAAGGTGGTTGCCAAAGCCATGGGTCTTGACGGCCGCATCAGTCCTAAGTTCCTGCATGCCGGAGGAGGATACGGCGGTTCCTGTTTTCCAAAAGATACACTTGCGCTCGTTAAAACGGCCGATGAAGTTGGCGTGCAAAATCTGGTGGTCAATGCCGCTATCAAAGCGAACGATCATCAGAAACACCTGATGGTAGAAAAAATAAGAAAACTGGTCGGCGATATCAAGGGCAAGACTATTGCGCTGCTTGGACTCTCTTTCAAGCCGAATACCGATGACATCCGCGACGCTACCTCGCTCGTCATTATCGAGGAAGTTCTAAAGGCGGGCGGCAAGATCAAAGCGTACGACCCGGTCGCGCAGGAAATTATGCAGAAAACATTTCCAAAAATTCAGTATTGCAAAGACGCTTACGATACGGCTGAAGGCGCAGATTGCCTGGTCGTCGTGACGGAGTGGAATGAGTTCAGGGAACTGGACCTGACGCTGACGAAAAAGAAATTAAAATCACCCAAAGTGGTCGACTGTCGTAATGTTTACGATCCTAAGGAAATGAGAGAATTAGGATTTGAGTATATCGGTGTTGGGCGCGGCTCTTATTGA
- a CDS encoding UDP-N-acetylglucosamine 2-epimerase (non-hydrolyzing), which produces MKIISVVGARPNFMKVAPILRELKKFPTQQSVLVHTGQHYDAKMSDVFFSDLQIPEPDVFLNVGSGSHAKQTAEVMSRFEAVVEKEKPDLVIVVGDVNSTLACSVTASKMNVRVAHVEAGLRSFDKTMPEEINRIVTDAVSDYLFTTEQSGNDHLLAEGKKPEQIYFTGNVMIDSLVFSQKRMRESTVLSQLQLVPYEYIVVTLHRPSNVDNPESLEKILRILDIIQQKIQVVFPIHPRSMKMIEKFGYQSRMESMRHLKLIDPIGYIDFLSLMSQAKAVVSDSGGLQEESTYLGIPCLTMRDNTERPVTIDVGTNTLVGLDEEKIYACIDHIMIGTYKTGTVPQLWDGKAAERIVSILNKIG; this is translated from the coding sequence TTGAAAATAATCAGCGTAGTAGGCGCTCGCCCGAATTTCATGAAAGTAGCCCCGATTCTAAGAGAACTGAAAAAATTTCCTACACAGCAATCGGTACTCGTGCACACGGGACAGCATTACGATGCAAAGATGTCGGACGTTTTTTTTAGTGATCTTCAAATTCCGGAGCCTGATGTTTTTCTTAACGTTGGATCCGGATCGCACGCAAAACAAACGGCCGAGGTCATGAGCCGCTTTGAAGCGGTAGTTGAAAAAGAAAAACCGGATCTTGTTATCGTAGTTGGCGATGTGAACTCAACTCTGGCCTGTTCTGTTACTGCATCGAAAATGAATGTGAGAGTGGCGCATGTGGAGGCGGGATTAAGAAGCTTTGACAAAACGATGCCGGAGGAAATCAACCGCATCGTAACCGACGCGGTATCCGATTATCTGTTTACGACGGAGCAAAGTGGGAATGATCATTTACTGGCGGAAGGGAAAAAACCGGAACAGATTTATTTTACAGGCAATGTAATGATCGACTCGCTCGTGTTTTCGCAAAAGCGCATGCGGGAATCGACGGTTTTGTCTCAATTACAGTTGGTTCCATATGAGTACATAGTCGTTACTTTACACCGTCCGTCGAATGTAGATAATCCTGAGTCACTTGAAAAAATTCTTCGCATACTTGATATCATTCAACAAAAAATACAAGTAGTTTTTCCGATTCACCCGCGAAGTATGAAGATGATTGAAAAATTTGGCTATCAAAGCAGAATGGAGTCCATGCGCCACTTGAAACTAATTGATCCTATCGGTTACATTGATTTTTTGAGCCTGATGAGCCAGGCAAAAGCGGTAGTCAGCGATTCCGGCGGACTGCAGGAGGAGTCGACCTATTTGGGTATTCCCTGTCTTACGATGCGGGACAATACGGAACGACCGGTTACCATTGATGTAGGGACCAATACCTTGGTCGGACTTGATGAAGAAAAAATATATGCGTGTATAGACCATATCATGATCGGTACTTACAAAACCGGCACGGTGCCGCAGTTATGGGACGGGAAGGCCGCAGAGAGAATAGTTTCAATACTAAATAAAATAGGGTAA
- a CDS encoding nucleotide sugar dehydrogenase, translated as MSLENKIKEKKATIGVIGLGYVGLPLAVEFAANGYSTFGIDVDEQKVKNVNNGHNYIEDIPNDRFEKCWKAGKIKASTNYEGIKELDVIYICVPTPFTENKEPDVTYIVNAADGIAKGLRKGQLIILKSTTFPDTTEGIVMPILEKTGLRVGLDYYLAFSPERIDPGNKKFSTANTPVVVGGVSKKCTELACLINAQIIEKVVPVSNPRIAEMSKLLENIFRSVNIALVNELAQLCDRMGGIDMWEVIHAASTKPFGFMPFYPGPGIGGHCILIDPYYLSWKARGYDFHTNFIELAAEVNENMPHYVYSMIVEALAHKGTPLKKAKILILGASFKKDVDDIRHSPSLMVMQIMLQKGFEHLMYNDPHVPEVEVLNKKFTSQLLTKELLKKVDCVFIGTDHSRYDMNMIVENAPLIVDTRNATKHVTAGREKIFVLGSGKSL; from the coding sequence GTGAGTCTGGAAAACAAGATTAAAGAAAAAAAAGCTACGATCGGCGTTATAGGACTGGGATACGTAGGGTTGCCTTTAGCAGTGGAATTTGCGGCAAACGGTTATTCTACGTTTGGGATCGATGTGGACGAACAGAAAGTAAAAAACGTCAATAACGGACACAACTATATCGAAGATATTCCGAATGATCGTTTTGAAAAATGCTGGAAGGCCGGTAAAATCAAGGCTTCCACCAATTATGAAGGCATTAAAGAACTTGATGTTATTTATATCTGCGTGCCGACGCCGTTTACGGAAAACAAAGAGCCGGACGTAACTTACATTGTCAATGCCGCCGATGGTATCGCCAAAGGATTACGAAAGGGCCAGTTGATCATTTTGAAAAGTACGACATTTCCCGATACGACGGAAGGCATCGTAATGCCTATATTGGAAAAAACCGGGCTCCGCGTAGGGCTAGATTATTATTTGGCGTTTTCGCCGGAGCGTATCGATCCGGGTAATAAGAAATTTAGTACCGCTAATACGCCGGTTGTTGTCGGCGGTGTATCAAAAAAGTGTACCGAACTGGCTTGTTTGATTAATGCACAGATTATTGAAAAAGTCGTGCCGGTTTCCAATCCGCGCATTGCTGAAATGTCCAAATTACTTGAAAATATTTTTCGCAGCGTCAATATTGCGCTGGTTAATGAATTGGCGCAATTGTGTGATCGTATGGGCGGCATTGATATGTGGGAGGTCATTCATGCCGCATCCACAAAACCATTCGGGTTTATGCCGTTCTACCCGGGCCCTGGAATCGGCGGACATTGTATTCTGATCGATCCCTATTACCTCTCTTGGAAAGCCCGTGGTTATGACTTCCATACTAACTTTATCGAACTCGCCGCCGAGGTTAATGAAAACATGCCGCACTATGTTTATTCGATGATCGTCGAAGCATTGGCGCATAAAGGCACTCCGCTAAAAAAAGCAAAAATTTTGATTTTGGGCGCTTCCTTCAAAAAAGACGTGGACGACATCCGCCACTCGCCTTCTCTGATGGTGATGCAGATCATGCTTCAAAAAGGATTTGAACATCTGATGTACAACGACCCTCATGTGCCGGAGGTGGAAGTGTTGAATAAGAAATTTACATCACAGCTCTTAACGAAGGAACTCTTAAAGAAAGTTGACTGTGTATTTATTGGAACCGATCACAGCCGGTACGATATGAATATGATCGTTGAAAATGCGCCGCTAATTGTTGATACACGTAATGCTACAAAACATGTGACGGCCGGGCGCGAAAAAATATTTGTACTGGGTTCCGGAAAAAGTTTGTAG
- a CDS encoding SDR family oxidoreductase: MIIISGASRGIGKYLLEKYIAEGQSVIGIYNKTKPSMHSDRYVRVDVSNEQQVTDFVSKHKEQLKDIRFVHCAGVNLNGFTHKLSLDDWRFVMQGNLDSAFLMSKHLLPLMREQNYGRLIFVASVVPQIGVPGTSAYASSKAALWGLMKVISKENALKNVTANCLNLGYYNIGMISEVPEDMMKVVLSTIPMKKLGDPINIYNATQFIFESDYITGTEININGGLV, encoded by the coding sequence ATGATAATCATATCAGGCGCTTCTCGTGGCATCGGTAAATATCTTCTTGAGAAGTATATTGCTGAGGGTCAATCCGTCATAGGAATTTATAACAAGACCAAACCAAGTATGCATTCAGACCGGTATGTTCGGGTGGATGTGAGCAATGAACAACAGGTTACCGATTTTGTGTCAAAACATAAGGAACAGTTGAAAGATATCCGGTTTGTTCACTGCGCCGGAGTTAATCTCAACGGATTTACGCACAAATTGTCGCTGGACGACTGGCGGTTTGTTATGCAAGGAAATTTGGACAGTGCATTTTTGATGTCGAAACATCTCCTTCCATTAATGCGGGAACAAAACTACGGCCGATTGATATTCGTTGCATCGGTCGTTCCACAAATCGGCGTTCCTGGCACATCCGCTTATGCAAGCTCCAAAGCAGCACTGTGGGGTCTGATGAAAGTGATATCAAAGGAAAATGCTTTGAAAAACGTCACTGCGAACTGCCTGAATCTCGGCTATTACAACATCGGAATGATTTCAGAAGTACCGGAGGATATGATGAAAGTCGTACTTAGTACCATCCCAATGAAAAAGTTGGGTGATCCAATCAATATTTACAACGCAACGCAATTTATTTTCGAATCCGATTATATTACCGGCACGGAAATCAATATTAACGGAGGGCTGGTTTAA